Proteins encoded in a region of the Neoarius graeffei isolate fNeoGra1 chromosome 3, fNeoGra1.pri, whole genome shotgun sequence genome:
- the lrata gene encoding lecithin retinol acyltransferase a encodes MYDSLALLLHRLVLFSDLSALKGAWPWRRERERAAPIPLPSLLPDALALCRGDVLEVPRTLFVHFGIYLGNDRVAHLVPDILPALTGERALTAVTNARLVLGCMCRSASVRVDSVADFAYGAPVRVNAMDRRLSGARAMDGEEVACRAERCVGHVAYSLLWNNCEHFVTSCRFGTPVSLQTDQFCSGVKTVLRDQRSVLLSLLLGLISVIYFGLMPATTLPTILISFMLWMAG; translated from the exons ATGTACGATTCGCTCGCGCTGTTACTGCACAGGCTCGTGCTCTTCTCTGACCTGAGCGCGCTCAAAGGCGCGTGGCCGTGGCGGAGGGAGCGAGAGCGCGCGGCCCCGATACCACTACCTTCCCTTCTTCCGGACGCGCTCGCGTTGTGCCGCGGGGACGTGCTTGAGGTGCCGCGCACGCTCTTCGTGCACTTCGGTATCTATCTCGGGAATGACCGCGTGGCGCATCTCGTGCCCGACATCCTGCCGGCGCTCACTGGAGAGCGTGCGCTCACCGCGGTCACCAACGCGCGCCTCGTGCTCGGTTGCATGTGCCGGAGCGCGAGCGTGCGTGTGGATTCGGTGGCAGACTTCGCGTACGGCGCCCCGGTGCGCGTGAACGCCATGGACCGTAGGCTCTCCGGCGCGCGCGCCATGGATGGAGAGGAGGTCGCGTGCAGGGCCGAGAGGTGCGTAGGTCACGTGGCCTACAGCCTGCTGTGGAATAACTGCGAACACTTCGTCACTTCCTGTCGATTCGGTACACCTGTGAGCCTGCAGACTGACCAG TTCTGTagtggtgtgaagacagttcTTCGGGATCAGCGGAGTGTCCTGCTCTCCCTCCTTCTGGGTCTCATCTCAGTCATTTACTTTGGTCTGATGCCAGCAACGACATTACCCACCATCCTCATCTCCTTCATGTTATGGATGGCTGGTTGA